Proteins encoded together in one Methanomicrobia archaeon window:
- a CDS encoding zinc ribbon domain-containing protein: MTQDEYRGTTKEDWMRTMVSVTLFAAITIIGAILLVPSYWYIWLVLVAVSLLLLLRWHAHTFAYRCANCGHEFELSAFADLISPHGPGNGGGWKYLRCPNCHKRSRATVIRKHKN; encoded by the coding sequence GTGACGCAGGACGAATACCGCGGGACAACAAAAGAGGATTGGATGCGGACAATGGTGTCTGTTACGCTGTTCGCGGCCATTACCATTATCGGGGCTATTTTGCTGGTACCGTCCTACTGGTATATCTGGCTCGTTCTTGTTGCCGTAAGTCTGTTGTTACTGTTGCGATGGCATGCACATACGTTCGCGTACCGGTGCGCGAACTGCGGGCATGAATTTGAGCTATCAGCCTTTGCCGATCTCATCAGTCCACACGGCCCGGGTAACGGTGGTGGTTGGAAATACCTCAGATGCCCGAACTGCCACAAACGATCGAGAGCAACAGTGATACGGAAGCACAAGAACTGA
- a CDS encoding N-acetyltransferase, which yields MILQAALERASASAELEILYLMVRADNEPAIRLYKKMGFEVVAILSRDTRIGDAYFDGLLMRTFVTR from the coding sequence CTGATTCTCCAGGCGGCACTCGAACGCGCTTCCGCCTCAGCCGAACTTGAAATCCTGTATCTCATGGTCCGTGCAGATAACGAGCCTGCAATCCGGCTCTACAAGAAGATGGGCTTCGAGGTGGTGGCGATACTGAGTCGTGACACCAGGATCGGTGACGCTTATTTCGACGGCCTCCTGATGCGCACGTTCGTGACGAGATAG